The following proteins are encoded in a genomic region of Fusarium keratoplasticum isolate Fu6.1 chromosome 9, whole genome shotgun sequence:
- a CDS encoding DNA-LIGASE-A3 domain-containing protein gives MPLPFALVCDLLEKSHELSVAKKSNSSAVAKWFARHRNWINAHDTSVAALLSTLLPDKRTDRVYCIQTATLEKIIGRAFFLGSSRIAELSHYRQPGQGIDLADCVSRILNATPSPGYSKDNLVTVEEIDEILHSLAARVKWSSPSIRTSQASLTQGNRGDLEWLYRRLSSVEAKWFTRLVLKNYQPLVLDPHLIYRLCDPILPCVLKIQDDFSTAINSVQAIRGRLLPNAARKTPREQILSSVKPQLGIKVGRQPWVKGRSIKHCLNMGHGRMSVEDKIDGEFCQIHIDLSKGENCIQIFSKSGKDSTEDREALHGTILESLQIGRPGAKVTKACILEGELVAYDDSLQKILPFHKIRKHVSRRGRFLNTEQDSLPGPQEHLMMVYYDVLLLEDQSLINLRHSERFKILSGLIAYRKGWSELVQHQVIDFGHNLGASSLRKAFALTILARKEGLVLKPDEPYFDFADQRRKFSSCCIKLKKEYIGNFGDVGDFAVVGARYDPAKVMTYRIPGLKWTHFYLGCLDNREAVKQWNAKPEFTIVNVVELNETILREVVSYANPQPVAAEENDQLTLKLAPGVEQGSPLTFVFTKPLVFDLRCFSFDKVGNTGFWSLRFPSVTKVHFDRDFTDTISFEQLQEMAKDATTAGELEDSQENLQWIAKLEGADPRGIAVDAVSQLTVTTMPTPSPRKSTQNTTSSWSPTSPRVTKFPPLQTGPSRVRSGPPLRLPGVPPATPPASSAQAASASSPAEGPARNKRFSPSSMPAPPPKRQKSVTEVVQASTSSNNGSPSQPRKPLTNINGNSHGAISSSSSAHKHRLGKEAPEVIDLTLSPGTPSITKKLPALQTAQCSPPVDGVTTATMPNKPEKQDKELTLPVAKLPDDADTARDTCRFAGTKCHMAGTRILISPGLFDNCKEAKALFDDHGIYGTVMNVGAWLESEKACENHQTPVKTYLLVDSGRHDETKALLKKIEEIRGAISDRTRIWIDVHDWRMLKYVTIKEDDNVTPKYYDGWHDPWRRWYIGIV, from the exons ATGCCGCTTCCATTCGCTTTGGTTTGCGACCTGCTTGAAAAGTCCCACGAATTATCGGttgccaagaagagcaaTTCGAGTGCCGTAGCAAAATGGTTTGCACGACACCGAAACTGGATCAACGCACACGATACAAGTGTTGCGGCTTTGTTGTCTACCCTGCTCCCTGACAAGAGAACAGACAGAGTTTACTGCATACAAACTGCTACCCTCGAAAAGATTATCGGCCGCGCGTTCTTCCTTGGGTCCTCTCGTATTGCTGAACTGTCCCACTACCGTCAGCCGGGTCAAGGCATTGACCTGGCTGATTGCGTCTCGCGTATTCTGAATGCAACG CCAAGTCCGGGTTACAGCAAGGACAACCTTGTCACAGTCGAGGAGATCGACGAAATCCTCCATTCTCTAGCAGCCAGGGTGAAATGGAGCTCTCCGTCGATCCGCACCTCACAGGCTAGCCTCACCCAAGGCAATAGGGGCGATCTCGAATGGCTGTATCGCCGACTGAGCTCAGTAGAAGCCAAGTGGTTTACCAGGCTGGTACTCAAAAACTACCAACCACTGGTCCTAGATCCCCATCTCATTTATCGACTATGTGACCCGATTCTTCCTTGCGTTTTGAAGATTCAAGATGACTTTTCCACGGCAATCAATTCCGTTCAGGCCATTCGAGGACGATTGTTGCCAAATGCCGCCCGCAAGACTCCGCGGGAACAAATTCTGAGCTCTGTGAAGCCTCAACTAGGTATCAAAGTTGGACGACAGCCCTGGGTGAAAGGGCGCAGTATCAAGCACTGTCTTAACATGGGCCATGGACGAATGAGCGTGGAGGACAAGATTGATGGGGAATTCTGTCAAATTCACATCGATCTGAGCAAGGGGGAGAATTGCATCCAGATCTTCTCCAAGAGTGGCAAAGACAGCACTGAGGATAGAGAGGCGCTTCATGG GACTATATTAGAATCACTTCAGATCGGGAGACCTGGTGCAAAGGTCACCAAAGCATGCATTTTGGAAGGGGAGTTGGTTGCATACGATGATTCG CTACAGAAAATACTACCATTTCATAAAATTCGGAAGCATGTGTCAAGAAGAGGGCGCTTTTTAAACACGGAGCAGGACTCTTT ACCTGGACCACAGGAACACTTAATGATGGTATATTACGATGTACTGTTGTTGGAGGACCAATCACTCATCAACCTCCGACATTCAGAGAGATTCAAGATTCTCTCAGGCCTTATTGCATATCGCAAAGGCTGGTCTGAACTCGTTCAGCATCAAGTCATTGACTTTGGCCATAACCTCGGCGCCTCAAGTCTGCGTAAAGCCTTTGCCCTCACGATTTTGGCTCGAAAGGAAGGTCTGGTCCTGAAACCAGATGAACCCTATTTCGATTTTGCAGACCAGCGTCGGAAGTTTTCGAGCTGCTGCATTaagctcaagaaggaatACATCGGTAACTTCGGCGATGTCGGTGATTTCGCTGTTGTCGGTGCTCGGTATGATCCAGCCAAGGTAATGACTTATCGGATTCCCGGCTTGAAGTGGACTCACTTCTATCTCGGTTGCCTCGACAATAGGGAGGCAGTCAAGCAGTGGAACGCAAAGCCCGAGTTTACCATTGTCAATGTCGTGGAGTTGAATGAGACAATCTTGAGAGAGGTTGTTAGTTACGCCAACCCCCAACCTGTGGCTGCCGAAGAAAACGACCAGCTTACTCTCAAGCTGGCTCCAGGGGTAGAGCAAGGCTCGCCTCTGACGTTTGTCTTCACAAAGCCTTTGGTGTTTGATTTGAGGTGCTTCAGCTTTGACAAGGTGGGAAACACGGGCTTTTGGAGCCTGCGCTTCCCTTCAGTGACAAAGGTTCACTTTGATCGGGATTTTACCGACACGATCTCCTTTGAGCAATTACAGGAAATGGCAAAGGATGCAACCACAGCTGGTGAGCTAGAGGACAGCCAAGAAAACCTCCAGTGGATTGCAAAACTGGAGGGGGCCGATCCGCGTGGCATCGCTGTTGACGCTGTGAGCCAACTCACAGTAACAACAAtgccaacgccatcgccgcgAAAGTCGACACAAAACACAACATCTTCATGGTCTCCGACTTCTCCACGGGTCACGAAATTTCCTCCCTTACAAACGGGACCATCCCGTGTAAGATCCGGACCACCACTTCGTCTGCCTGGAGTGCCACCTGCTACACCTCCTGCATCGTCTGCACAAGCTGCATCAGCTTCATCGCCAGCAGAAGGACCTGCAAGAAACAAGCGTTTCTCACCCTCTTCCATGCCTGCACCCCCGCCTAAACGCCAAAAGTCAGTGACAGAGGTCGTGCAAGCAAGCACATCCTCAAACAACGGCAGCCCCTCGCAACCTCGCAAACCTCTCACAAATATAAATGGCAACTCTCATGGCGCcatttcttcctcctcttctgcaCATAAACACAGGCTTGGAAAAGAAGCACCCGAGGTCATCGATCTCACGTTGTCCCCAGGGACACCCTCCATCACAAAAAAGCTTCCTGCCTTGCAGACTGCTCAGTGCTCACCGCCGGTAGATGGTGTAACAACTGCAACAATGCCCAATAAACCCGAGAAGCAAGACAAAGAGCTCACTCTCCCAGTGGCAAAGCTGCCAGATGATGCCGACACCGCCAGAGACACATGTCGCTTTGCTGGCACCAAGTGTCATATGGCAGGGACACGGATTCTAATATCACCGGGGCTTTTTGACAACTGCAAAGAAGCCAAGGCCCTGTTCGATGATCATGGGATCTATGGCACTGTCATGAATGTCGGTGCATGGCTCGAATCAGAGAAAGCATGTGAGAATCATCAGACCCCAGTAAAGACTTATTTGTTGGTCGACAGCGGACGTCACGATGAGACCAAGGCCCTGCTTAAAAAGATCGAGGAGATACGAGGGGCCATTTCCGATCGCACCCGCATATGGATCGACGTCCATGACTGGCGCATGCTGAAATATGTTACGATCAAGGAAGATGACAATGTCACGCCAAAGTATTATGACGGGTGGCATGATCCGTGGAGGCGGTGGTACATCGGGATTGTTTGA
- a CDS encoding RNB domain-containing protein has product MEQQQQQQPPQQPQQQQQPPQQPQVGGVPGPAGRRLHIAHRRSPSELTPLVSMFANPGMEQLAIQQQIELLQQQQQQIQATHQQYVNMGMMPPGQPLGPGGAFNPLQPMPNMSQAAFQFPNQVPQQQNMAPPTQPLSHRRNQSAMPNMGMGPPPAPSSGAAGSNFGNFEAPQGHGRENAGGRGGRGGGSGGGHQRRHSLALADAKKAAEIAQQKRTTSGFSFPASPAPDEENKGAAAPPTLEVPVAQGSNRGGRGGHGRSQSMAVNGRGGGGRGLNVDSNDFQRRGSGHTRTGSRNFEGNWRNQGQNQDQSGNAGQNQGFQPGHRPRGSMNQSVSGIGAFQYNPGQPQVMQLPNQMMMPQMYGQQLNPMQLNQLQALQAAQLNGQQFMGLQGSQHAGQLGGQQQQQQRKTLFTPYLPQASLPALLGDGQLVSGILRVNKKNRSDAYVTTQDGLLDADIFICGSKDRNRALEGDLVAIELLDVDEVWGQKREKEEKKKRKDITDTRSGSTNQGNQNSGNNNEGNPPEGGIRRRGSLRQRPTQKKNDDVEVEGQSLLLVEEEEINDEQKPLYAGHVVAVIERVAGQMFSGTLGLLRPSSQATKEKQEAERAAREGGNARHPEPRQQEKPKIVWFKPTDKRVPLIAIPTEQAPRDFVEKHQDYADRIFVACIKRWPITSLHPFGTLVEQLGRMGDLKVETDALLRDNNFSSDEFSDAVLRSVGLQDWSLEKEEEAALAERRDYREETTFTVDYNGGAELGNAVHVKSRPDGKIDIGIHVADIAHFVKPNSLVDREAKKRGTSVQLKNRFCALLPPKLSTEVCSLTPEQDRLTVSVVFSVNPHTGAVGEGDSWVGRSIIKSAGKLSLQEIDDALTNPSEYKNTTVPVNTIQILNAVAQKFREARLGAGGEPIAPLRLLQQLDDENNPVQDNLFDSTQALELVEELVHKANAYVAQRLAEGLPEKALLRRQSAPNPRRLQTFVERMTALGYDIDSSGSGALQNSLFKVDDPDLRKGMETLLVKSMQRAKYFIAGKTGKHLWPHYSLNLPLYTHFTNPTRRYADIIVHRQLEAVLSEGKIEFTDDLENLVKTAESSNTKKDSAQNAQEQSVHIESCRTMDKKRQEVNGDLIAEGIVLCVYESAFDVLIPEWGFEKRVHCDQLPLKKAEFRKEKRVLELYWEKGVPSSAFVPEDERPKAAASIRASNALAAQRQAEEAERARKEREEATRKQTDTGTISTDDVDALFDDDDDNTSDVTEAMAGASLAERPTQSVPGSPTRSSSTAGNLHRTRSDSKVPVTDAVETRLSNKEKYLSLFSLREEGGDYIQDVTEMTRVPVILKTDLTKSPPCLTIRSLNPYAL; this is encoded by the exons atggagcagcagcagcaacaacaacccccgcagcagcctcagcagcagcagcaacctccCCAGCAGCCCCAGGTTGGCGGCGTCCCTGGGCCTGCTGGTCGCAGACTGCACATTGCGCATCGCCGGAGTCCTTCTGAGCTGACGCCTCTGGTGAGCATGTTCGCCAACCCAGGAA TGGAACAGCTCGCTATCCAGCAACAGATTGAGTtgttgcagcagcagcaacagcagatCCAGGCTACTCATCAGCAATATGTCAACATGGGGATGATGCCCCCGGGACAGCCTCTTGGCCCCGGCGGTGCGTTCAATCCTTTGCAGCCCATGCCCAACATGTCGCAAGCTGCTTTCCAATTCCCCAACCAAGTACCTCAGCAGCAGAACATGGCTCCTCCTACCCAGCCACTCTCACATCGCCGTAATCAGTCGGCAATGCCCAATATGGGAATGGGCCCTCCTCCCGCGCCGTCCTCCGGCGCTGCTGGGTCCAACTTTGGAAACTTCGAGGCCCCCCAGGGCCACGGACGGGAGAACGCTGGCGGCCGAGGTGGCCGCGGAGGCGGTTCTGGAGGCGGTCACCAGAGGAGACACTCTCTGGCTCTCGCCGATGCTAAGAAGGCCGCTGAAATTGCCCAGCAGAAGCGAACCACCTCCGGCTTCTCGTTCCCCGCGTCCCCTGCTCCCGACGAAGAAAACAAGGGTGCTGCCGCCCCGCCCACTCTCGAGGTCCCCGTTGCCCAAGGTTCCAACCGTGGCGGCCGCGGTGGACATGGCCGCAGCCAGAGCATGGCCGTCAATGGCCGTGGTGGAGGCGGCCGTGGCCTGAACGTCGACAGCAACGATTTCCAGCGCCGCGGAAGTGGTCACACCCGCACCGGCTCCCGCAACTTTGAAGGTAACTGGCGTAACCAGGGCCAGAACCAGGATCAGTCCGGCAATGCTGGACAGAACCAGGGTTTCCAGCCTGGTCACCGACCTCGTGGTTCTATGAACCAATCTGTCTCTGGCATTGGGGCCTTCCAGTACAACCCCGGCCAGCCCCAGGTTATGCAGCTCCCTAaccagatgatgatgcccCAGATGTATGGGCAGCAGCTTAACCCCATGCAGCTGAACCAGCTGCAAGCTCTGCAAGCCGCTCAGCTGAACGGTCAGCAGTTCATGGGTCTTCAGGGCTCTCAGCATGCCGGCCAACTCGgaggccagcagcaacagcagcagcgcaaGACCCTTTTCACTCCTTACCTTCCCCAGGCCTCTCTTCCCGCCCTTCTCGGCGATGGCCAGCTCGTGTCTGGTATCCTTCGtgtcaacaagaagaaccgTAGCGACGCCTACGTCACTACTCAGGATGGTCTTCTCGATGccgacatcttcatctgcGGTAGCAAGGACCGAAACCGTGCTCTTGAGGGTGATCTCGTCGCGATCGAGCTTCtggatgttgatgaagtcTGGGGCCAGAAGCgcgagaaggaagagaagaagaagcgcaaggatATCACTGATACCCGGTCTGGATCCACCAACCAGGGCAACCAGAACTCTGGCAACAACAACGAGGGTAACCCCCCTGAGGGTGGCATTCGTCGTCGCGGTAGTCTGCGCCAGCGCCCGacccagaagaagaacgatgatgttgaggtcgaAGGCCAGAGCCTTctgcttgttgaggaggaggaaatcAACGATGAGCAGAAGCCTCTGTATGCTGGTCACGTTGTGGCTGTCATTGAACGTGTTGCTGGTCAGATGTTCTCTGGCACCCTGGGTCTTCTCCGACCCAGCAGCCAGGCtaccaaggagaagcaggaggctgagagggcTGCCCGTGAGGGTGGCAACGCCCGCCACCCTGAGCCCCGTCAGcaggagaagcccaagatTGTGTGGTTCAAGCCTACGGACAAGCGTGTCCCCCTCATCGCTATCCCCACCGAGCAGGCGCCTCGCGACTTTGTTGAGAAGCACCAGGATTATGCGGATCGAATTTTTGTGGCCTGCATAAAGCGCTGGCCCATCACTTCGCTGCACCCCTTCGGTACCCTTGTCGAGCAGCTTGGACGTATGGGTGACCTCAAGGTTGAGACTGACGCTCTTCTGCGCGACAACAACTTTTCTTCGGACGAGTTCTCTGATGCTGTTCTCCGCAGCGTCGGTCTTCAGGACTGGTCcctggagaaggaagaggaggctgcccTTGCCGAGCGCCGTGACTACCGCGAGGAGACGACCTTCACCGTTGACTACAACGGAGGCGCTGAGCTGGGCAATGCTGTCCATGTCAAGTCTCGCCCTGATGGCAAGATCGACATCGGTATTCACGTCGCCGACATTGCCCACTTCGTCAAGCCTAACTCGCTTGTCGATCgtgaggccaagaagcgaggcACCTCTGTCCAGCTCAAGAACCGATTCTGCGCCTTGTTGCCTCCTAAGCTGTCGACCGAGGTTTGCTCCTTGACTCCTGAACAGGACCGCCTGACTGTCAGTGTTGTGTTCAGCGTCAACCCCCACACGGGAGCTGTCGGTGAAGGCGACAGCTGGGTCGGCCGATCCATCATCAAGAGTGCCGGCAAACTCTCTCTTCAGGAGATTGATGATGCCCTGACCAACCCCTCCGAGTACAAGAACACGACCGTGCCCGTCAACACGatccagatcctcaacgCTGTGGCCCAGAAGTTCCGGGAGGCTCGTCTCGGCGCGGGTGGCGAACCTATTGCTCCTCTCCGcctgctccagcagcttgacgACGAGAACAACCCTGTCCAGGACAACTTGTTTGACTCGACCCAGGCTCTCGAGCTCGTGGAAGAGCTTGTTCACAAGGCCAATGCTTACGTGGCGCAGCGTCTTGCCGAAGGACTCCCTGAAAAGGCTCTCCTTCGACGCCAGTCGGCCCCCAACCCCCGACGACTCCAGACCTTTGTTGAGCGCATGACAGCGCTTGGCTACGACATCGACTCGTCCGGCAGCGGAGCGCTCCAGAACAGCCTCTTCAAGGTTGACGATCCCGATCTGCGAAAGGGTATGGAGACGCTGCTTGTCAAGTCGATGCAGCGTGCCAAGTACTTCATTGCCGGCAAGACTGGCAAGCACCTGTGGCCTCACTACTCCCTTAACCTACCCCTGTACACTCATTTCACAAACCCCACTCGTCGCTATGCCGACATCATTGTGCACCGTCAGCTCGAGGCGGTCCTCTCTGAGGGCAAGATTGAGTTTACTGACGATCTTGAGAACCTTGTCAAGACCGCCGAGTCtagcaacaccaagaaggacTCTGCTCAGAACGCGCAGGAGCAGAGCGTCCACATCGAGTCCTGCCGTacgatggacaagaagcGCCAGGAGGTCAACGGCGATCTCATTGCTGAAGGTATCGTCCTGTGTGTCTACGAGTCGGCCTTTGATGTTCTCATCCCCGAATGGGGCTTCGAGAAGCGAGTCCACTGCGATCAGCTTCCtctgaagaaggccgagttccgaaaggagaagagggtgcTCGAGCTGTACTGGGAGAAGGGTGTCCCCAGCTCGGCGTTTGTGCCCGAGGATGAGCGGCCCAAGGCTGCTGCGTCGATCCGAGCGTCCAACGCTCTGGCCGCGCAGCgacaggctgaggaggccgagcGCGCCCGAAAGGAGCGCGAGGAGGCTACCCGCAAGCAGACGGATACCGGCACCATCTCGACTGACGATGTCGATGCCCTctttgatgatgacgatgacaacACGTCTGATGTGACTGAGGCCATGGCCGGAGCTTCCCTGGCTGAGCGCCCGACACAGAGCGTGCCTGGATCCCCGACTCGATCGTCGTCGACTGCCGGTAACCTTCACCGCACCCGATCTGATTCCAAGGTGCCCGTCACGGATGCTGTTGAGACTCGCCTCAGCAACAAGGAGAAGTATCTCAGCCTGTTCTCGCTCCGCGAGGAGGGTGGCGACTACATCCAGGATGTGACGGAGATGACTAGAGTGCCTGTGATTCTGAAGACGGATCTCACCAAGAGCCCACC TTGCTTGACGATCCGGTCCCTGAACCCCTACGCTCTGTAA
- a CDS encoding Fe2OG dioxygenase domain-containing protein translates to MTAYLNIRFVSTLSRHIRTSAHPLLSTTAHMKFPLKDRTPFQIASQRMSTNAAKIPVIDISAPDVDQKDVARQLVDAAEEHGFIYIRNLGRDISAADIDGAFELTKKTFECPVEEKQRCTIQTNNRGWSGMHSETLDPKNQKIGDFKEAFNFGEFVNGKAQQPLPSDLVPHEPQISAFADSCHNLCQKLLYLLGLGLGVDDFFSSAHNTTKGASSSILRFLRYPPPDATAHSASDVRAGAHSDYGSITLLFRLRGQAGLELLTKDDVWAPVPVCPPGTEDDPSPPVLINIGDLLSYWTNGLFRSTLHRVVFPTEGTVGVAGETSAGPRYSIAYFCHPVGTAPLEPVPSERVKDFVPSDGGAPSVNPYATSKVMTADEHLFMRLKESYGDLYDKKS, encoded by the exons ATGACGGCCTACCTTAACATCCGTTTCGTTTCCACACTATCAAGACACATCAGGACCTCGGCACATCCACTCCTCTCAACAACAGCGCACATGAAGTTCCCTCTGAAAGATAGAACGCCGTTTCAAATAGCATCTCAAAGAATGTCAACCAACGCCGCCAAAATCCCCGTCATCGACATCTCTGCGCCCGATGTGGACCAAAAAGACGTCGCTCGGCAGCTGGttgatgccgccgaggaaCATGGCTTTATCTACATTCGTAACCTAGGTCGCGATATCTCCGCAGCCGACATCGATGGAGCGTTTGAACTT ACCAAAAAGACCTTTGAGTGCCCTGTcgaagagaagcagagaTGCACCATTCAAACCAACAACCGCGGCTGGTCAGGCATGCACTCCGAGACACTGGACCCCAAGAACCAGAAG ATTGGCGACTTCAAAGA AGCCTTCAACTTTGGAGAGTTCGTCAACGGCAAGGCCCAGCAACCACTCCCATCCGACTTGGTCCCCCATGAGCCTCAGATTAGTGCTTTTGCGGATTCTTGTCATAATCTGTGCCAGAAACTCCTCTACCTACTTGGTCTAGGCCTTGGT GTCGacgacttcttctcctcggcacACAACACAACCAAAGGAGCATCCAGCTCCATCCTCCGCTTCCTCCGATATCCACCCCCAGACGCAACCGCCCACTCCGCCTCGGACGTCCGCGCCGGCGCCCACTCTGACTACGGCTCCATCACCCTGCTCTTCCGTCTCCGCGGCCAGGCGGGTCTCGAGCTCCTGACCAAAGATGACGTCTGGGCGCCCGTCCCCGTCTGCCCGCCGGGGACCGAGGACGACCCGAGCCCGCCGGTGCTGATCAACATCGGCGACCTGCTGTCTTACTGGACCAACGGGCTGTTCCGGAGCACGCTCCACAGGGTCGTCTTTCCCACCGAGGGAACCGTTGGGGTTGCAGGGGAGACGAGCGCGGGGCCGAGATATTCCATTGCCTACTTCTGCCACCCTGTCGGGACGGCACCTCTCGAGCCGGTTCCTAGCGAGCGTGTGAAGGATTTCGTGCCGTCAGACGGAGGAGCGCCGAGTGTGAATCCGTATGCCACGAGCAAGGTCATGACTGCGGATGAGCACCTGTTCATGCGACTCAAGGAAAGCTACGGTGACCTTTACGACAAGAAGTCATAG